Proteins encoded by one window of Salmonirosea aquatica:
- a CDS encoding acyloxyacyl hydrolase, translating into MTRCVFAQTDFPRQGLSIQSGFQGGASFSTDKIPAYRQYGFVLEINQQTSGEKYWQADHRYPQMGLQISARGFPGTSGPGSVFVLIPYLEFNVAESKVGQWQIKHGTGLAYVTGDFERMQKVPLGSKLNASSILDIGYQFKTRARFAGKVGIVASHISNGNLVRPNAGLNSWLGYGQLVYFPFGELPTRIPYKLATDFRRWRYRFYLADGLYDYKKSENQIQQNIQAGLLVFYQHSTRFRTGAGLELGRVGKGEKTQLAGYLEEEVLFAHLVTRYGFGVYLTPPIADESRTYAKVGIAWYPCELQKQIANGFSIGATIKAHGFRAAHVELAAGYTF; encoded by the coding sequence ATGACGCGCTGTGTTTTTGCACAGACGGATTTTCCACGGCAGGGCTTATCCATTCAGTCGGGGTTTCAGGGAGGAGCCAGTTTTTCAACGGATAAAATTCCCGCCTACCGGCAGTATGGTTTTGTGTTGGAGATCAACCAGCAGACTTCCGGAGAAAAGTACTGGCAGGCCGACCATAGGTACCCACAAATGGGTCTACAAATCTCGGCCCGCGGGTTTCCGGGTACCAGCGGACCAGGTAGTGTTTTCGTTTTGATTCCCTATCTGGAATTTAACGTGGCTGAATCGAAGGTAGGTCAATGGCAAATCAAGCACGGTACCGGATTGGCCTACGTTACGGGCGATTTTGAAAGAATGCAAAAGGTACCCTTGGGAAGTAAGTTGAATGCTTCTTCAATTCTGGATATAGGGTACCAGTTCAAAACCCGAGCCCGGTTTGCTGGCAAGGTCGGTATCGTGGCGAGCCATATTTCCAACGGAAACCTGGTGCGGCCCAACGCGGGGCTGAATTCCTGGCTGGGGTACGGGCAACTGGTTTATTTTCCCTTTGGTGAATTACCAACACGCATTCCGTACAAACTGGCAACGGACTTTAGACGCTGGCGGTATCGCTTCTACCTGGCTGACGGACTTTATGATTACAAGAAATCGGAGAATCAGATTCAGCAAAATATCCAGGCTGGGCTACTGGTTTTTTATCAACACAGTACCCGTTTTCGAACAGGAGCTGGCCTGGAACTAGGAAGGGTGGGAAAAGGAGAAAAAACTCAACTGGCGGGGTACCTTGAGGAAGAGGTACTTTTCGCGCACTTGGTTACGCGGTACGGGTTCGGTGTCTACCTGACTCCGCCCATAGCCGATGAAAGCAGAACCTACGCCAAAGTCGGAATTGCCTGGTACCCTTGCGAGCTGCAAAAGCAGATTGCCAACGGATTCTCGATCGGGGCTACCATCAAAGCCCACGGTTTCCGGGCGGCTCATGTAGAGCTGGCAGCGGGCTACACGTTTTGA
- a CDS encoding DUF1572 domain-containing protein yields the protein MNSTYLTSVIKQFEYYKMLGDKSFDQLSDDQLFWKANEDSNSIAAIVKHLWGNMLSRWTDFLTSDGEKEWRDREGEFDDDITNREDMMTKWNEGWNCLFAALRPLTEAELENTVYIRNQGHTVTEAINRQLAHYAYHVGQIVFIGKMLRDNAWKSLSIPRGNSGTYNAEKFAQPLRKEHFTEEFLRPGTSEPE from the coding sequence ATGAACAGTACCTACCTCACCAGCGTCATCAAGCAGTTTGAATATTACAAAATGCTGGGCGACAAATCCTTTGACCAGCTTTCGGACGATCAATTGTTCTGGAAAGCCAACGAAGACAGCAACAGCATTGCGGCGATTGTAAAACATCTGTGGGGCAACATGCTGTCGCGCTGGACGGATTTTCTGACCTCCGATGGGGAAAAAGAATGGCGCGACCGCGAAGGTGAATTCGACGATGACATTACCAACCGGGAAGACATGATGACGAAATGGAATGAAGGCTGGAACTGCCTGTTTGCAGCCCTGCGTCCCCTGACCGAAGCCGAGCTGGAAAATACGGTTTATATCCGCAACCAAGGACATACCGTTACGGAGGCGATCAATCGGCAGCTCGCGCACTATGCCTACCACGTGGGGCAGATCGTTTTTATCGGTAAAATGCTGCGGGACAATGCCTGGAAATCCCTCTCCATTCCTCGGGGTAATTCAGGTACCTACAACGCCGAAAAATTTGCGCAACCACTCAGAAAGGAACATTTTACGGAAGAGTTTTTGCGGCCAGGTACCTCCGAACCGGAATAG
- a CDS encoding SulP family inorganic anion transporter gives MKKYFNLFDLSQKVDYKTEVLSGLTVALALVPEAVAFAFIAGLSPLTGLYAAFMMGLITSIFGGRPGMISGATGAVAVVLVTLAKSHGVEYIFATVVLAGLIQVAAGVLRLGKLMRLVPHPVIFGFVNGLAIIIFMSQLDQFKDVSGAWLTGTPLYILLGLVLTTMFIIWAMPKFTKAIPASLTAILVVFGIVTAFGIDTKTVGDMASIQGGFPPFHLPRVPFTFETLTLIFPYAAIVAGVGLIESLLTLNIIDEITETRGRGNKEAVAQGAANILSGVFSGMGGCAMIGQSLINISSGARARLSGIVASVMLLVFIMFGSGLIEKLPMAALTGLMIMVAIGTFEWASLRTFTKMPRSDVFVMVLVTLVTAVLHNLALAVIVGVIIAALVFAWDNAKRIRARKRFDEQGIKHYEIYGPLFFGSVTAFNEKFDVLNDPEEIVIDFEESRVVDMSAIEALNKITERYSKVGKKVHLKHLSPDCRKLLANAEELIDVNVLEDPRYKVAVDMV, from the coding sequence ATGAAAAAATACTTCAACCTCTTCGATCTTTCCCAAAAAGTCGACTATAAAACCGAAGTCCTGTCGGGACTGACGGTAGCCCTGGCGTTGGTACCCGAGGCGGTGGCCTTTGCCTTTATCGCCGGACTTTCTCCTTTAACAGGGCTGTATGCGGCTTTTATGATGGGGCTGATCACTTCCATCTTTGGCGGACGTCCCGGTATGATTTCGGGGGCAACGGGCGCGGTGGCAGTAGTGCTGGTCACACTGGCCAAATCACACGGCGTCGAGTATATATTCGCCACAGTGGTGCTGGCCGGCCTCATTCAGGTAGCGGCGGGTGTGCTGCGGCTGGGAAAATTGATGCGGCTGGTACCCCACCCCGTAATTTTCGGCTTCGTGAATGGATTGGCTATCATCATTTTCATGTCGCAGCTGGACCAGTTCAAGGATGTTTCGGGTGCCTGGCTGACGGGTACCCCTTTGTATATTTTACTGGGCCTGGTACTGACTACCATGTTCATTATCTGGGCGATGCCCAAATTCACCAAAGCCATTCCTGCCTCCCTGACCGCCATTTTGGTCGTGTTCGGCATTGTGACGGCTTTCGGCATTGATACCAAAACGGTGGGCGACATGGCTTCCATTCAGGGTGGCTTTCCACCGTTTCATCTGCCCAGGGTACCTTTTACGTTTGAAACCCTGACCCTAATTTTTCCCTACGCCGCCATCGTGGCTGGCGTTGGCCTGATCGAAAGTCTGCTGACCCTGAATATCATCGACGAAATAACCGAGACGCGCGGACGCGGCAACAAAGAAGCCGTGGCTCAGGGTGCCGCCAATATTTTGTCGGGTGTATTTTCGGGCATGGGAGGCTGCGCCATGATCGGACAGAGCTTGATTAACATTTCTTCCGGGGCACGGGCGCGACTGTCGGGTATTGTGGCGTCGGTGATGCTGCTGGTGTTCATTATGTTCGGCTCGGGGCTGATCGAAAAGCTACCCATGGCCGCCCTGACGGGACTGATGATTATGGTAGCCATAGGTACCTTCGAGTGGGCCAGTCTGCGTACTTTTACCAAAATGCCCCGGTCCGACGTGTTCGTGATGGTACTGGTCACCCTAGTCACGGCTGTGCTGCACAACCTGGCTTTGGCCGTAATCGTGGGGGTTATTATTGCCGCGCTGGTTTTTGCCTGGGACAACGCCAAACGTATCCGGGCCCGTAAGCGTTTCGACGAACAGGGAATCAAACATTATGAAATCTACGGACCGCTGTTTTTTGGTTCGGTCACAGCCTTCAATGAGAAATTTGACGTCCTGAACGATCCCGAGGAAATTGTGATTGATTTTGAAGAAAGCCGCGTGGTGGATATGTCGGCCATCGAAGCCCTGAACAAAATTACCGAGCGATATAGCAAGGTAGGTAAGAAAGTACATTTAAAACACCTCAGCCCCGATTGTCGGAAACTGCTCGCCAACGCCGAGGAGTTGATCGATGTGAACGTGCTGGAAGATCCGCGTTACAAAGTGGCGGTGGATATGGTGTAG
- a CDS encoding DinB family protein: MKEYLLDTFQFNDLTNRTLLVKIKELPDPSESIRLFSHLINSQLKWMARISQDPNAMAMSWWDPVYNYEDLEEKWAESLELWQNYILSKTEEELSSETTFVGYDGTFWAATPQDIALQLNYHSIHHRAQIQTIIRQQGLEPDFVDYIGTKYRRVSA, encoded by the coding sequence ATGAAAGAATACCTACTGGATACTTTCCAGTTCAATGATCTCACCAACCGCACCTTGTTGGTCAAAATCAAGGAACTTCCCGACCCCTCGGAAAGTATCCGGTTGTTTAGCCATTTGATCAATTCCCAGTTGAAATGGATGGCACGAATCAGCCAGGACCCAAACGCTATGGCGATGAGTTGGTGGGACCCGGTGTACAACTATGAAGATCTTGAAGAGAAGTGGGCCGAAAGTCTGGAGCTTTGGCAAAATTACATTTTGTCGAAGACGGAAGAGGAATTATCCAGCGAAACCACCTTTGTCGGCTATGATGGTACCTTCTGGGCTGCCACCCCCCAAGACATCGCTCTGCAATTGAACTACCATTCCATTCACCACCGCGCCCAGATTCAGACTATCATTCGGCAGCAAGGTCTGGAGCCGGATTTTGTGGATTACATCGGCACTAAGTACCGCCGGGTAAGTGCCTAG
- a CDS encoding pentapeptide repeat-containing protein, producing the protein MDCEFEECNLTLAKLSNTAFKNVRFVRCKMVGLHFENCNPFLLEMHFDGCQLNLSSFYKLTLKKTRFKNCAMQEVDFAEANFTESSFVECDLAGATFDCTILEKADFRTASNYSIDPENNRLKKAKFSLTGVVGLLHKYNISVEV; encoded by the coding sequence GTGGATTGCGAATTCGAAGAGTGCAATCTCACCCTCGCCAAACTCTCCAACACCGCGTTCAAAAATGTCCGGTTCGTTCGGTGCAAAATGGTAGGGCTGCACTTTGAAAACTGCAATCCGTTTTTGCTGGAAATGCACTTCGACGGCTGCCAGCTGAACCTGTCTTCCTTTTACAAACTGACGCTGAAAAAGACGCGGTTTAAAAACTGCGCGATGCAGGAAGTCGATTTCGCCGAGGCTAACTTTACGGAATCAAGTTTTGTGGAATGCGATTTGGCCGGAGCGACCTTCGACTGCACGATTCTGGAAAAAGCCGATTTTCGAACGGCGTCCAATTATTCGATCGATCCCGAAAACAATCGTCTTAAAAAGGCCAAATTCTCACTGACCGGCGTGGTTGGCTTGCTGCACAAATACAACATTTCCGTCGAAGTCTAA